A stretch of the Phycodurus eques isolate BA_2022a chromosome 15, UOR_Pequ_1.1, whole genome shotgun sequence genome encodes the following:
- the sec16a gene encoding protein transport protein Sec16A isoform X2 — protein MQPPPRTGPQGASGPPPSGPNMFRRTRPLKHTAASTAAAPASMPPSTQPMTDPFAFVRAPPPMGAEGVQVSHSDSLLTQAPPDSTYTLPGPGLAPQPQTSAGVPAAPAGPPPSSLPGVPMFSPHSSAAPGVHTGYAPSHSEQGYFNSREHTSAVAAEPPSVPSAPVPFNQESHAQSPPQPVTFQPVPPAASSSHRTSDHGSRPPSVQNYFQPTSDPPQQPFNPQPQAQMYPSNAPTPPTQFRHHQMQNPLPHQNPGNAPSPQYAGLNMTQQHNSHFQHQSYFMQTSAPQVVWFNQAPQDPGYHQVATAPVHLQPDSDSGSHHVPDMSSQHDSASATVPYAQESGTLAMFFNDDVENEETLAGERKKVLNGIPESSQPLNNPQGAPPAHSGLSGVPIDNQGSRFQDHSHIPYMNDGNATSHRRSPNPPDARYEHVENLECVPNQEVLPNEIHGSPAGLPAGHGMDTYETGPNLETPDSIPRPIRSASASSNYSNMSHGSGTASRRPQGVVGTFIQQEIPRLADDANLPSTAVAAAGGYFEQIDSSPAGDAATQPSSSEQMWPSTPSPPKPTGTFQASANSSFEPVRSHGVGVRPAEVDRAKMVAEGGADPTLGNLEQPPDNMENIYGPGHPLPIGVPHLTNPVVQSHSRPSSRAFGASRPCESPATTLWAQGEPTSLGASILLAPAAPTVLAPLREPSGDVIQPPEDGPLDLHPHQRIPQQHSENLENPPKVSELDTVSSQSNLGYASLLVSESIQQPVLIAPPVSNSVIPPNTFAQAASLSTTPVRTHGQGTSISLAPVLSPSQNPLSPPAPTSNPFPLNLTRESAEVTTSGIASAQPHPVPPSFSRGPSLSGDPHFVLPVNVLASLATASVTNHNQPSNYELLDFSMHQSQSQNQASGHPSTLHESQQSSNGFYMQVTKDAQHGLRVEVNAPVQTSGPSATSQVTAASLSSAPPVLPVSSPSAPMVLTAPSSSAPPVPLASSSNTGVSLTSSIAGTDSQQPPPEPARTPETNAAAQGRSDASFPVRGVQPFPGQYPAQMQGPATASVPPGPLPPGSLPPASAQQGPAEPPRPPSSAGSQQGYGYPPPGPGHMYGGYYGNYGEYPDGRTPYPPGPYPPGDPRAQQYYQDGPYKTRGDPWYGRYEGPNPAYRDPNYQYREPPPERPSSRASQYSDRPPSRQGYPEDYQRANRSAYDEYYANYAKHYDYAGYNYGQYDPRYGGYYDQSYWSTYDDRSRSRDNYYNQQMYPARKEGYEDQWRYYPGYDSSFDDDYRRRGGDAYNDDFDRRSVHSEQSAHSSHSHHSRRSSFSSRSQQSQMYRSQPDLVSAVYDATASTLAVDYSYGQYPNQTVASQNYGQYLYPSEYTADSTWLTPEQPPPRPATPEKFTMPHRCARFGPGGHLVQVLPNLPSAGQPALVDIYNLETVLQNTLDQEELLSFPGPLVKEETHKVDVIKFSQNKALACSHDNNLLDRDSARLLWDFIVLLCRQNGTVVGTDIADLLLKEHRSVWLPGKSPNEANLIDFNNEPLTRAEEEPEAGPLSHIFMTVPENVGEETEHFRELLLFGRKKDALEAAMKGGLWGHALLLASKMDNRTHARVMTRFANSLPINDPLQTVYQLMSGRMPASATCCGEEKWGDWRPHLAMVLSNLTHTLDLDTRTITTMGDTLASKGLIDAAHFCYLMAQAGLGVYTKKTTKMVLIGSNHSLPFYHFATNQAIQRTEAYEYAQSLGSQPCSLPNFQVFKLIYACRLAEAGLSAQAFHYCEVISRTVLVQPSYYSPVFISQVIQMSEKLRFFDPQLKEKPEQELFNEPDWLIQLRELDGQIRTGTVTYSADRRSPTQFTSSSPSSDLDLPIPAEPNDELDGSGSGNPLMSSLLPGPTPQGVQLMPPAPTSILQDGMAPPQPPCDMPQFYPVPPSGPAGHVPVSGYPPHDLAYAPPHFQPPPMQSAMYPGAHQHPGPPPPPPHMGQMSPLMPPPQVPHSPVQGSHSPLQMPAHVPPSPGHMGTPPEMQINQPISPHRSSLTPQMDFYDHMAQLAPGRRSRTTSQSSVHRASGRRSRTTSESSTHSGGRDRSNSAVKQASPPPPSIPEQPRKEETKKAKKDSSKKSGGGVGWLTTWLYRKGKNEAHLPDDKNKSIVWDEKKQKWVDLNEPEEESKPLAPPPSGFPKMAPMPVPSGPAAPPSSGPPVNMFSRRAGLKSRYVDVLNPGGGAKAAGMAPAPPMVLFAPLAPMPMPTNLFVPSSAPNDQQPREGSEGGNQEQLSPNTSVPQMFNPTLLPPVPQGPPALDGSHSGELSRSSSMSSLSREVSQHLNQSHHPGLRNAPVGGGGFL, from the exons ATGCAGCCCCCCCCTCGGACTGGACCCCAGGGAGCCTCTGGGCCGCCTCCTTCCGGGCCGAATATGTTCCGCAGGACCAGGCCTCTTAAGCATACAGCAGCATCAACAGCAGCTGCGCCTGCTTCAATGCCACCCTCTACCCAACCCATGACAGACCCGTTCGCTTTTGTCCGAGCCCCACCTCCTATGGGTGCAGAGGGTGTCCAAGTATCCCACAGCGACTCTCTGCTAACACAAGCCCCACCCGATTCCACCTACACTCTTCCAGGCCCAGGTCTAGCCCCGCAACCGCAGACGTCGGCGGGTGTCCCAGCTGCTCCAGCTGGCCCCCCACCATCCTCTCTGCCAGGGGTGCCCATGTTCAGCCCTCACAGTTCAGCCGCGCCTGGTGTTCATACGGGATACGCGCCTTCGCATTCTGAACAAGGGTACTTTAACTCGAGAGAGCATACGTCAGCCGTAGCTGCAGAACCGCCATCTGTGCCGTCAGCCCCAGTACCATTTAATCAGGAATCCCACGCGCAGTCTCCTCCTCAGCCTGTCACcttccagccagtgcctcctgCTGCCTCCTCTTCTCATAGGACCTCCGATCATGGAAGTCGCCCTCCATCTGTTCAGAACTATTTTCAGCCTACAAGTGACCCTCCACAACAGCCTTTTAATCCACAGCCGCAGGCCCAGATGTACCCCTCGAATGCCCCTACCCCTCCGACGCAATTTAGGCATCACCAGATGCAAAATCCTCTTCCACATCAGAACCCCGGAAATGCCCCCAGTCCTCAATATGCTGGACTAAATATGACCCAACAGCATAACTCTCATTTCCAACACCAGAGCTATTTCATGCAGACCTCTGCCCCACAGGTCGTGTGGTTCAATCAAGCGCCACAGGACCCAGGCTACCACCAAGTGGCGACTGCCCCGGTCCACCTGCAGCCTGACTCAGACTCTGGATCTCATCATGTACCTGACATGAGTTCACAGCATGATTCTGCTTCTGCGACAGTTCCGTATGCTCAAGAGTCTGGTACACTCGCCATGTTTTTCAACGATGATGTAGAAAATGAGGAAACCTTGGCCGGAGAGCGAAAAAAGGTCCTGAACGGCATTCCTGAATCCTCTCAGCCTCTGAATAATCCGCAAGGTGCCCCACCAGCCCACAGTGGTCTTTCAGGTGTTCCTATTGATAACCAGGGCTCTCGTTTTCAGGACCATTCACACATACCATATATGAACGACGGAAACGCTACATCGCACAGGAGGAGTCCAAATCCCCCTGATGCCCGGTATGAGCATGTGGAGAATTTGGAGTGTGTACCGAACCAGGAAGTGTTGCCCAATGAAATTCATGGCAGTCCTGCTGGATTACCTGCAGGCCACGGAATGGACACCTATGAAACTGGCCCTAACCTGGAGACTCCGGATTCTATTCCCAGACCAATAAGATCTGCTAGTGCATCATCAAACTACAGTAATATGAGTCACGGAAGTGGTACTGCCAGTCGTCGACCCCAAGGTGTAGTTGGTACCTTTATTCAGCAGGAGATCCCACGTCTCGCAGACGATGCTAACTTGCCTTCCACGGCTGTTGCAGCTGCTGGAGGCTACTTTGAACAGATTGACTCTTCTCCAGCTGGAGATGCGGCCACACAGCCGAGCTCTTCGGAGCAAATGTGGCCCTCTACGCCTAGCCCGCCAAAACCAACTGGTACCTTCCAGGCTAGTGCTAACAGCTCGTTTGAGCCTGTCCGCTCACATGGGGTCGGGGTGCGCCCCGCTGAGGTCGATAGAGCTAAAATGGTAGCGGAAGGTGGCGCAGATCCTACATTGGGCAATCTGGAGCAGCCACCAGATAATATGGAAAATATTTACGGGCCAGGTCACCCTCTGCCTATTGGTGTACCTCACCTGACAAACCCCGTGGTTCAGTCTCACTCTCGACCCTCATCGCGTGCCTTTGGCGCCAGTCGTCCCTGTGAGAGTCCTGCCACGACTTTATGGGCCCAGGGTGAGCCTACCAGCTTGGGTGCTAGCATTCTGTTAGCGCCCGCAGCCCCGACTGTTCTCGCGCCACTGAGGGAGCCTAGTGGAGATGTTATACAGCCACCAGAAGATGGTCCACTGGACCTTCATCCTCATCAAAGAATCCCACAACAACATTCAGAGAACCTAGAGAACCCACCAAAGGTGAGTGAGTTAGACACCGTGAGCTCTCAAAGCAACCTGGGCTATGCGTCTCTCCTTGTGTCTGAATCGATCCAGCAGCCTGTTCTGATTGCCCCACCTGTGTCCAACTCTGTGATTCCccccaatacctttgctcaagCGGCCAGTTTAAGTACTACCCCTGTAAGAACACACGGACAAGGCACCAGTATATCTCTTGCACCTGTTCTTTCCCCCAGTCAGAATCCACTTAGCCCCCCTGCTCCTACCTCAAACCCATTCCCACTCAATCTGACACGTGAAAGTGCTGAAGTGACAACTTCCGGAATCGCTTCAGCACAGCCGCATCCAGTCCCCCCCTCTTTTTCTCGTGGCCCATCGTTGAGTGGAGACCCCCACTTTGTTCTCCCCGTTAATGTTCTGGCATCTCTTGCAACGGCTTCTGTCACCAATCACAATCAGCCCTCAAATTATGAACTCCTCGATTTTTCTATGCACCAATCACAGAGCCAAAATCAAGCATCTGGGCATCCGTCTACTTTACACGAGTCTCAACAGTCAAGTAATGGATTTTACATGCAGGTGACCAAAGATGCGCAACATGGGCTAAGAGTGGAGGTGAATGCTCCTGTTCAGACATCAGGCCCTTCAGCTACATCACAGGTCACTGCAGCTTCTTTATCGTCCGCTCCACCGGTCCTGCCAGTTTCATCACCGTCCGCTCCAATGGTCCTGACAGCTCCATCGTCATCCGCTCCACCAGTCCCGCTGGCCTCTTCATCAAACACAGGGGTTTCGCTGACTTCTTCCATAGCAGGCACAGACAGTCAGCAGCCCCCACCAGAACCCGCAAGGACACCAGAGACAAATGCTGCAGCACAGGGGCGAAGTGATGCCTCTTTTCCTGTAAGGGGAGTGCAGCCTTTCCCTGGCCAGTATCCAGCCCAGATGCAAGGACCTGCTACTGCAAGCGTTCCTCCAGGGCCACTCCCGCCTGGGTCACTCCCTCCTGCGTCTGCTCAGCAAGGTCCCGCAGAGCCGCCTCGACCACCCTCTTCTGCTGGTAGCCAGCAGGGCTACGGATACCCTCCTCCTGGCCCAGGTCACATGTATGGAGGCTATTATGGAAACTATGGAGAATACCCCGACGGCCGAACACCATATCCTCCTGGTCCATACCCACCCGGGGATCCGAGAGCTCAGCAGTATTATCAG GATGGTCCATATAAAACCAGAGGAGATCCTTGGTATGGCAGGTATGAGGGCCCCAACCCAGCTTACCGTGACCCAAACTACCAATATCGAGAGCCTCCACCAGAACGACCCAGCTCCAGGGCCAGTCAGTACTCTGATCGGCCCCCATCCAG GCAAGGCTATCCTGAGGACTACCAGAGAGCGAACCGAAGTGCCTATGATGAATATTATGCAAATTACGCCAAGCACTATGATTATGCAG GATACAACTATGGACAGTATGATCCCCGTTACGGAGGATACTATGATCAGTCCTACTGGTCCACTTATGACGACAGATCTAGAAGCAGAGACAACTACTATAATCAACAAATGTATCCTGCCAG GAAAGAAGGCTACGAGGACCAGTGGCGCTACTACCCCGGTTATGATAGCAGCTTCGACGACGACTACCGCCGGCGTGGTGGCGACGCATACAATGACGACTTTGACCGACGTAGCGTACACAGCGAGCAGTCTGCTCACAGCTCTCATAGCCACCATAGCAGACGCAGCAGCTTCAGCTCGAGGTCCCAACAG AGCCAAATGTACAGGAGTCAGCCGGACTTGGTGTCAGCGGTCTATGATGCCACAGCATCCACGCTGGCTGTGGACTACTCCTACGGACAGTACCCAAACCAGACCGTCGCATCCCAGAACTACGGACAGTACCTCTATCCCTCTGAGTACACGGCAGACAGCACCTGGCTCACCCCTGAACAGC CGCCCCCTCGTCCGGCCACCCCGGAGAAGTTCACGATGCCCCACCGTTGTGCCCGCTTTGGACCCGGTGGTCATCTCGTCCAGGTTCTGCCCAATCTTCCCTCAGCAGGACAGCCCGCTCTTGTTGATATTTATAACTTGGAG ACAGTGCTGCAGAACACTTTGGATCAGGAAGAACTACTATCTTTCCCTGGACCACTTGTTAA gGAGGAGACCCACAAGGTGGATGTGATAAAGTTCTCCCAGAATAAAGCGCTGGCATGTTCCCATGACAACAACCTCTTAGACAGAGACTCCGCCCGCCTACTTTGGGACTTCATTGTGCTGCTGTGCAGACAGAATGGG ACTGTGGTAGGCACCGACATCGCCGACCTGTTACTGAAGGAGCATCGCTCCGTGTGGCTGCCAGGCAAGAGTCCAAATGAAGCAAATCTGATTGATTTCAACAACGAGCCACTGACCAGAGCGGAGGAGGAGCCAGAAGCCGGACCGTTGTCGCACATCTTCATGACGGTACCAGAAAATGTTGGAGAAGAAACGGAACACTTCAGGGAGCTGCTGCTGTTCGGTCGCAAgaag GATGCGCTCGAAGCAGCTATGAAAGGAGGTCTGTGGGGCCACGCTCTCCTTTTGGCCAGTAAGATGGACAACAGGACACATGCACGTGTCATGACAAg GTTTGCCAACAGTTTGCCCATCAATGACCCTCTCCAGACGGTGTACCAGCTCATGTCGGGTAGGATGCCTGCTTCAGCTACT tGCTGTGGAGAGGAGAAGTGGGGTGATTGGCGCCCTCACCTGGCCATGGTGTTGTCTAACCTCACGCACACTTTGGACCTGGACACTCGCACAATCACCACCATGGGTGACACTCTAG CTTCGAAGGGGCTGATTGATGCAGCACACTTCTGCTATTTAATGGCTCAAGCTGGTCTGGGTGTTTACACCAAGAAGACCACCAAGATGGTTTTGATTGGCTCCAACCACAG TTTACCCTTCTACCACTTTGCGACCAATCAAGCAATCCAGAGGACGGAAGCCTATGAGTATGCTCAGTCTCTGGGCTCCCAGCCTTGCTCCCTCCCCAATTTCCAG GTCTTCAAGTTGATCTATGCATGCCGTTTGGCTGAAGCGGGCTTGAGTGCTCAGGCATTCCACTACTGTGAAGTCATCTCTCGGACTGTCCTCGTGCAGCCATCCTATTACTCCCCTGTATTCATTAGCCAAGTCATTCAG ATGTCCGAAAAGCTGCGATTCTTCGACCCCCAACTGAAGGAGAAGCCCGAGCAGGAGTTGTTCAATGAGCCTGATTGGTTGATCCAGCTCCGAGAGCTGGATGGGCAGATCAGA ACGGGGACAGTTACCTACAGTGCTGACAGAAGAAGTCCCACACAATTCACCAGCAGCAGCCCCAGCTCGGACCTGGATCTGCCCATTCCAGCGGAGCCCAACGACGAGTTGGACGGTTCTGGTTCAGGCAATCCATTGATGAGCTCGTTACTGCCTGGGCCTACACCGCAGGGAGTACAGCTCATGCCTCCAG CGCCCACCTCCATCCTCCAAGACGGAATGGCCCCGCCTCAACCCCCCTGCGATATGCCACAGTTCTACCCAGTACCACCCAGCGGGCCAGCCGGTCATGTTCCTGTGTCAGGCTACCCTCCGCACGATCTGGCCTATGCGCCTCCCCACTTCCAGCCTCCACCCATGCAGTCGGCAATGTACCCGGGAGCTCACCAGCATCCCgggcccccgcccccgccccctcaTATGGGCCAGATGTCACCCCTCATGCCCCCGCCCCAAGTGCCCCATTCACCTGTGCAAGGGAGCCACTCGCCGCTCCAGATGCCGGCACACGTGCCGCCTTCGCCCGGGCACATGGGCACACCACCAGAGATGCAGATCAACCAACCGATCTCCCCGCACAGAAGCTCCCTCACACCGCAGATGGACTTCTATGACCACATGGCACAGCTG GCTCCTGGCAGGAGATCGAGGACCACGTCACAGTCTTCAGTGCACCGG GCCTCGGGACGACGCTCTCGCACCACTTCAGAGTCATCAACTCACTCTGGCGGGCGCGACAGGAGCAATTCGGCTGTCAAACAGGCTTCTCCTCCACCTCCCTCTATTCCTGAGCAGCCCCGCAAAGAGGAGACTAAAAAAGCCAAGAAAGACTCTTCCAAAAAG AGTGGCGGCGGTGTGGGCTGGCTCACGACTTGGCTTTACAGGAAGGGCAAGAATGAGGCTCACTTACCGGacgacaaaaacaaatct ATCGTGTGGGACGAAAAGAAGCAGAAATGGGTTGACTTGAATGAGCCTGAGGAAGAG AGTAAACCCCTTGCACCACCTCCCTCTGGGTTCCCCAAAATGGCTCCCATGCCTGTTCCTTCAGGGCCAGCTGCACCCCCGAGCAGCGGCCCTCCAGTCAACATGTTCTCTAGGAGAGCTG